The proteins below are encoded in one region of Delphinus delphis chromosome 4, mDelDel1.2, whole genome shotgun sequence:
- the LOC132424120 gene encoding translation machinery-associated protein 7-like has translation MLGCEGGKKPLKQPKKQAKEMDEEDKAFKEKQKEEQKKFEELKAKASGKGPLATGGIKKSGKK, from the coding sequence ATGTTGGGCTGCGAAGGTGGCAAGAAGCCCCTGAAGCAGCCTAAGAAGCAAGCCAAGGAGATGGACGAGGAAGATAAGGCattcaaggagaaacagaagGAGGAGCAAAAGAAATTTGAGGAGCTAAAAGCGAAGGCCTCGGGGAAAGGCCCCCTGGCCACAGGTGGAATTAAGAAATCTGGCAAAAAGTAA